One Mycoplasmopsis bovigenitalium genomic window, TCAATCATATTTCTCCTTTATCATTTTTTACATAAAATTCAGGCAATTATTCTTTTAATTCTGCTTGCTGTATAGCGTTTTGATACACAAGCATTAACAAAAGAATTATAATCAGGCTGATTAGCATTTTTTAGTAATAAATTTTCAATGCCTTCAGAAACCAGTTTTACCTTTTTCAATTTATTTATGTTTGTATTGGTCAAAATCTTAATAAATTTTTTATAGTATTTGTCAATAAAGCGTGGGCGCTTTATTTTCATTGGCGAAAATTGCGATATTGATTCATTATTGCGTAATTTATTGCGTAATAATGATGCTGAGGCATAATTTTCGGTTGTTGTTTCACTGTGAAAAGCAACATTTCTCTCTATTGAGTAAGGAGTGATATTGTAGTCATTAAAAATTATTGTTTTTATATACTCAAAACCCAAAATATCATTAGGCATAGTAAAGTTTTTTCCTGTTAATTCTTGCAATGCACAGCTAAAAGCTTTAGGATATGCTAATTTCTCTTTACGAATATATTTACGAATGATTTGGTCAAAATTTTGTTGGTTTTGTTTAAGAGTTTTGGCAATAAAAATCATTTGCTCAATATTATTGGATTCAGAACCAAAAACAATTTTATCAACTCCCGCTTTATATAATTTCTTAATTGCGTTTTGAGCAAAGATATGGGCGGCTTGAACACTTTGTTTAAAGTTTAACTTCAAAACTTTATTTACTCCATATTTTTTTGCTATTGCTTTGCGTTTAGCAAAGCTAGTGATGGTTAATTCGCCCCGCTGACTGAATTTATCAGTCATTACAACAATAATTTTCTCGTTAGGAAAATTTTCTTTTATTCAATTTAACTGGCGAATATGACCATTGTGAAATGGGTTATATTCTGCGACAATTCCAATAGCCATATTACTCCTTTTATTTATTAATTTTAAATAAAAAATCAATCTAAAAAAGCAATTAAAAAATATTGTTAAATATCCTTATTTTTTCAATGAACTTATTGTATGAAAGTTTGTGTTGTAGCACTAAACATCATCAATTTGTTCATTAATTTATAATGATTTTTTTGTGATTTGATTCCCAAAACTTCTAAAAATAAAAAGTTTTGTGCTTAGACTCCCAAAACTTCTAAAAATAAAAAGTTTTGTGCTTAGACTCCCAAAACTTTTAAATAAAAAAGTGGTTTACAACATAAATATTAATGATAAATATGGTTAAAGATGATATACATTTAAAATCAGCGTAAGTTAGAAAAGCCAAAAAACATTAAAATATGCTTTTAGAAAAGATGTTTGCGGACGAAAAAACACTAAAACCAGCTATTAGATTTAAAGAATTTACTAACGCTTGAGAACAGAGAAGGTTGGGAGATATGTGCATTATTTCGACTGGTAAACTCGATGCAAATGCAATGGATAAAGGCGGAAAATATAATTTTTATACCTCTGGTGTTGAAATTTATAAAATAAATAGGTTTGCTTTTTCAGGTGAAGCAATAACGATTGCTGGTAATGGAGCAAATGTTGGATATATGCATTTAGCAGAAGGACAATTCAACGCGT contains:
- a CDS encoding nucleotidyltransferase yields the protein MAIGIVAEYNPFHNGHIRQLNWIKENFPNEKIIVVMTDKFSQRGELTITSFAKRKAIAKKYGVNKVLKLNFKQSVQAAHIFAQNAIKKLYKAGVDKIVFGSESNNIEQMIFIAKTLKQNQQNFDQIIRKYIRKEKLAYPKAFSCALQELTGKNFTMPNDILGFEYIKTIIFNDYNITPYSIERNVAFHSETTTENYASASLLRNKLRNNESISQFSPMKIKRPRFIDKYYKKFIKILTNTNINKLKKVKLVSEGIENLLLKNANQPDYNSFVNACVSKRYTASRIKRIIAWILCKKW